DNA from Chaetodon trifascialis isolate fChaTrf1 chromosome 14, fChaTrf1.hap1, whole genome shotgun sequence:
AGGGTGGTGATGGGTGTGGAGCAGGGCAGGGATTTAGCCCCAAACCTTGTCCAGGCCATCTGTCACTGATACAGTTGCTGTATGGTCAATGACATTGTTGATCCAGAACACGGGTTGGTTGTTTCCAGCCCGCTTGCAAATGCAATAATGAGGCACTCCAAGAGTTGGATGTCCTCTTGTATCTGGTGGAACCTAGAGATCCTACCCACCAGTTCAGTGATCTTCTGGCTTGGAGCAGAACACCCATGACAGTTTcaaaggagaggggagggaaggcATGATAAAATAGCCGAACACAGCCAAATAGCTGGATCTGACGACTTGGTGGTCCAGAGGTAACCCAAACTAGTATGCTCAACATACAAACACTGGTAGGTAGACGTGAAGGGGGTAAATGGGCAAAAGATACATTGGGTCACAGTTACACTGCTAAAGTGTGGGTTGATATCTGGCCCATGAAGACTTTTTTGATTAGAACTGAACACAGATGAATGCGAAACACACATCTCTGCTGGACATTGCTGTGTCAATATTTGATATTGGATTCTGGATGCAATAAGACCAtgtcacatgtcacatgtcTGCTGTGGTTACAATGTACTGTACACTGGAAGTGTTTCACAAATaagacattttcacacaatACATGCGGGAAAAACTCTGATTAACTGACTGGTAATCAGCTGAGATGTTGGATGTTGGAATGCCTTCATCAGCCAACTGCTCATTGACAGCAGAGTAGAAGAAATAAGAGAGTCTGAAAATGGCTGAGTGTGGCTCAGCTTTTCACCTTGGTGACATCCATCTGGTCTGACCAGTCAACGTTGATACTGTCCAAGCAGTTGCTGGCTTTGTATCTCCTCACAGTGACCGACACATTGTAGTagcagtaaaacatgacagacagtgGCACCACAAAGTTCACAGCGATCACTGCCATCGTGTAAGAGATGAAGGAGCTGTGGGGGAAAAGCAGAGCTAGTTATAGTGTGGGACATCGTCagaaggctcagtcattcacagcaAGGATTaggtgaggttcaccactttgtgaacacatgaatataTAAAGGATATTATTAGACTGGGGCAGGAACActtgtcagtaaacacatttcgtttgcaaatgattgtaattctgttttcatttatgtttcaaACAGCACCCCAACTTTGGAATGATTCAGGATTTTACATGGTGTTCCCAAGCCCATGTAGAAATAACCTTTATATAGCTGTgtttcacaacttttttttacaACAGCGTCCCAACTCCTTTGGAATCAGGCTGTAGTGTGCTTTTCTATTGTTGTTTGAAAGGTTCTTTttgacagtgttgacagaatACATGTTCATTTTATCTATGATTTGTATTAGGGGTatttgtttcttgtgttttggtAATCAGCATTGGTTGATTAGGATAGGAGCACTGTAATTTCcatatttttatgaataaatTGAACTGTGAACTTCGAGAGAATGAGACACGATGGCTATTACAACCCAGTAAGTGCTTTGTCATCGTTTGTGAGTACTGCTTTTAACAAAATGTTCTATACTGCCATGTACACAATAACATATCCAGTCTTTTGTTAACTTACGCATCATTTTGTCTCCAGTTGATGGTGCATGTAGCTCCTGTGGGGTCGGGGGCATAACCAGCCCAGCCCACTATAGGCATGGAGGACCAGAACACAGCATTCAGCCAGGCTGCCAGAATGAGAAGGTTGTACGACCGCACCGTCATTTTCTGCCCTGGAGAGAGGAATGACATGAACTTTCATACTGAGGGTTAGGAACGTCCGTAAACTGAAGATACTGGCTtcattgtgatttatttttattaggTTGATTACACACTGTAGTTACTTTGCGATGTTGTCACGTCAACAAAATTTATTCTGTCGAGAACATGGGGGCGTTCAGTGACTCTCATCAAACTCGACATTTGAGTTGATATTTGATGTGTTcaagtaatgtttttttttgatcaggtggtggtgctagaggaaaggtcaggggcCACCAATAACCTTGGAGATCAGATTATTAGCTACACCTAGCTAAAGCTAATGTAGTCTAATACAACATCCCTGCAGTTAATTCTACGTTCATAATGGTTCTAATGTTCAGTTTTAGTTGAAAGTGTTTTAACCCACCCTCAGTGATataaatggggtggacaaaataatagataCTGTACACCACTCACTATAATGCAgcacagttcaacagcaccacaaactgcagcctctaAAATGTTTTGAGCATTTTAACTGCCATGAAGAGGATTTATTGCAGAACTATTGCATTAGACTACATGGTTTTTAGTTAGATTGACTAAAACTGGCAAATGACTGTATCTTGTCATTACTTTAGTTCTAATTAACAAAATATGgagaatatgaaaaaaatatggggacaaaagaaaaaaaaaagaattccaCCTTTGCCTGGAGAACAGAAGAGCAGTAAATAAATACCTATGTCTGGTCTGCAGATGGTGAGGTAGCGGTCGATGGCCACCACAGTCAGCAGGCCGATACTGGCCATACCAAAGAAGATGTTGAGAGCTGCATAGATCTGGATACAAATGTAATGTAAGTGCTTTTTAAAACACATAGTTCAAAATAATAGCTTTTCACTGTAATGATAATAGGCCTGGGGCTTTATTGGTTAAAACTAAATGCATATTATTGACACATAAATTTACGAAAATGGTTTTCCAACATTTGTTCAGCATATTTCCACCCAtaatttcagtgtttcaaaaaaattcaaattcacaTTTCCCATAGTccaaagtgacattttaaaattgGTTGTTTTGCTATCTAGAAAAGTCAAGAACACAAAGATATCAAAGCTTTAATGATTTGTGGAAGGCAAATACTAATTCTTGATTTGAGAGCATACTGAAATAAACTGCAACCAATATTAGATAAACACTTCCAACAGTCTACTGGTCTCTTATGTGCCCATGGTCAGATGGATTGCAGCATATACATCAGTGAGTGGAGAAAATCCTTGTGTTGTCCTTTAAGGTGACATTGATCAGTGCTACCTAACGTAAGCAGTAAATATTGTATCGTTAAAACATTTGTCTCTGGCTCTCCCAGCTCTGCTTCTCACTGTAGATTACCATCACATGGCTCAGTATTACTCTGCAATAACAAGGACTGAGAAAAAATCCATAATCTGCCCTAAGACTCAAACACGCGGCCTGCTGCAGTGCAGTAAGTGAACTTGCGTCAGCCTGCTGACAGGTTCAGTCTCATGGTCAGCTCAGAATCAGTCACGTTTGTCAGGGTGACATTTTCAAAGGTTTGGCAAAACAGGATGGCGTGGAGAACTACAAGGCTGGTCCAACTGACTGGGTCTTATTAGTGAGCAATGGAGGGGCTAAATCCAACCATAAGTTTACATTACACTGTGGTTCAGAGTTAAGCCTGACGAGTACAAAGCTCTCACCTTACACACAACTTGTTGTGAAGTGTATATGTGACTGGTTTTTAGTTTTTTGGATTTGACTTGGAACTAAATAATACGGAGTAATATATCTCATTTTgttcaaatgtcagaaatagAATGAAAATATCATGACAATCTGTTTGTAATGCTGCTGAAACAAAGGAGGGGGTCTGTAATGggttgtgttttcctgtcaaaCCATCACGGTACGGGGTCATGATTGGGGGCGCACAGACTACACAGCATGTGGACTGATGCACGCAATGCAGACTCAAAGGTCAAACCAAGCTTTTATGAACAGAATCATGATTTCTGTGCACAGTTACACCCCTATTCGCGCAGTGCAAGTGCACAATGAGACCATGTAGGATGGATCCTAGAAAACAGTAACATCGGTGTACATGTTGGTTGCGCAGCCAGTGAAATAACCCACCTGACAACCAGTGTAGCCAAATTTCCAGCTGCCATGGATATCTGAGGCAGCTGACATGGGATAGCCGATACCAGCCACCCCGATGTCAGTTAAAGCCAGGTTGATTATAATGAAGTTGGTGGCAGTGCGGAGCTCCTTAAacttcacaaacatcagcagcaccacaatGTTGCTCATTAAACTAATGACacctgagaaaagaaaaggagacgtGAATTAGTGTCGCACTGTGGGAGGTGAAAGTCAAAGCTGCAGCCCGTAATCCTAGATTTATTCTACACAGAGGTCACGCTGGCTGAGGGGTAAACACAGCACATAAGTGCTTTCAGATGCCTTTCCTCTGATGGCTCCAAAAGATTGATTGCATGGAGTTTAAATGGAAATCAATAACATCCACAAGAAGT
Protein-coding regions in this window:
- the rrh gene encoding visual pigment-like receptor peropsin; this translates as MGIDSRVNISENVAPYGGESAFTQLEHNIVAAYLITAGVISLMSNIVVLLMFVKFKELRTATNFIIINLALTDIGVAGIGYPMSAASDIHGSWKFGYTGCQIYAALNIFFGMASIGLLTVVAIDRYLTICRPDIGQKMTVRSYNLLILAAWLNAVFWSSMPIVGWAGYAPDPTGATCTINWRQNDASFISYTMAVIAVNFVVPLSVMFYCYYNVSVTVRRYKASNCLDSINVDWSDQMDVTKMSIVMIVMFLVAWSPYSMVCLWASFGDPKTIPAPMAIIAPLFAKSSTFYNPCIYVIANKKFRRAIIGMIRCQTRQRITINTQVPMTTSQQPLTQ